A genomic region of Eucalyptus grandis isolate ANBG69807.140 chromosome 5, ASM1654582v1, whole genome shotgun sequence contains the following coding sequences:
- the LOC104445076 gene encoding uncharacterized protein LOC104445076 isoform X1 yields MATARFARRRLPSSAAVLLLLLLFLAAAPPPAHSLPYSQYKTLFFSLAHSLPDSQYKTLFFSLAHSLLPDSQHKTLFSLAHSLPDSQYKTLFFSLAHSLPYSQYKALFSLAQSLATRVASLRAARGDLAGAERARAIAELSELLGLVLPYSQYEALFFLAHSLATHVASLRAARGDHAGAERARAIAELSELLGLVLPYSQYKALFSLAHSLATRVPSLRAARGDLAGAERARAIAELSELLGLVEDFARAESNAERASWIGRYYENAVRVLKSVFARLLRVFSKSGPPREMVETLRKEVVDGDFLRDCLELGSNDLKGLVQILKDLTSQYYSSSDHGHDLRNNMQDLSLEPVLL; encoded by the exons ATGGCGACCGCCCGTTTCGCACGCCGGCGACTCCCATCCTCCGccgccgtcctcctcctcctcctcctcttcctcgccgccgcgcctccgccggCCCACTCCCTCCCCTACTCCCAGTACAAAaccctcttcttctccctcgcCCACTCCCTCCCCGACTCCCAGTACAAAaccctcttcttctccctcgcCCACTCCCTCCTCCCCGACTCCCAGCACAAAACCCTCTTCTCCCTCGCCCACTCCCTCCCCGACTCCCAGTACAAAaccctcttcttctccctcgcCCACTCCCTCCCCTACTCCCAGTACAAAGCCCTCTTCTCCCTCGCCCAATCCCTCGCCACCCGCGTCGCCAGCCTCCGTGCCGCCCgcggcgacctcgccggggcCGAGCGCGCCCGTGCCATCGCGGAGCTGAGCGAGCTGCTGGGCCTGGTGCTCCCCTACTCCCAGTACGAGGccctcttcttcctcgcccACTCCCTCGCCACCCACGTCGCCAGCCTCCGCGCCGCCCGCGGCGACCACGCCGGGGCCGAGCGCGCCCGGGCCATCGCGGAGCTGAGCGAGCTGCTGGGCCTGGTGCTCCCCTACTCCCAGTACAAAGCGCTCTTCTCCCTCGCCCACTCCCTCGCCACCCGCGTCCCCAGCCTCCGCGCCGCCCgcggcgacctcgccggggcCGAGCGCGCCCGGGCCATCGCGGAGCTGAGCGAGCTGCTGGGCCTGGTGGAGGATTTCGCGAGGGCGGAATCGAATGCGGAGAGGGCGAGCTGGATTGGGAGGTACTACGAGAACGCCGTGCGGGTCTTGAAGTCGGTCTTCGCGAGGCTTCTCCGAGTGTTCAGCAAATCG GGTCCCCCGAGGGAGATGGTAGAGACCTTGCGAAAGGAAGTGGTGGATGGAGATTTCTTGAGGGATTGTCTGGAATTGGGAAGTAATGACTTGAAAGGCCTGGTCCAAATTTTGAAGGATCTCACTTCTCAATATTACTCATCATCTGATCATGGCCATGATCTCCGGAACAACATGCAGGACTTGTCTTTGGAACCAGTTTTGCTATGA